From the genome of Anopheles merus strain MAF chromosome X, AmerM5.1, whole genome shotgun sequence, one region includes:
- the LOC121593286 gene encoding protein mab-21 produces the protein MLVPPEMIAVQSKLIYQMNKYCADRVQARKAQIHKTIQEVCRVVQDVLKEVEVQEPRFISSLNDYNGRYDGLEVVSPTEFEIIIYLNQMGVLNFVDDGTLPGCAVLKLSDGRKRSMSLWVEFITASGYLSARKIRSRFQTLVAQACDKCSYRDSVKMIADTTEVKLRIRERIIVQITPAFKCAGLWPRSASHWPLPQIPWPHPNIVSEVKTEGFDMLSKECIALQGKNSAMEGDAWVLSFTEAENKLLQGGCRRRCLSILKTLRDRHLDLPGNPVTSYVMKTLLLYECEKHPREMEWDENCMGDRINGIFLQLISCLQCRRCPHYFLPNMDLFKGKSPGALENASKQVWRLTRIMLTNSRCLEEL, from the exons ATGCTCGTTCCACCAGAAATGATCGCGGTGCAGTCGAAACTGATCTACCAGATGAACAAGTACTGCGCGGACCGGGTGCAAGCTCGCAAAGCCCAGATCCACAAAACTATCCAGGAGGTATGCCGTGTGGTGCAGGACGTACTAAAGGAGGTCGAGGTTCAGGAGCCGCGTTTCATTTCGTCGCTGAATGACTACAATGGCCGATATGACGGACTCGAGGTCGTGTCACCGACGGAGTTCGAAATTATTATCTACCTCAATCAAATGGGCGTCCTCAACTTTGTGGACGACGGTACCCTGCCTGGGTGTGCGGTTCTGAAGCTTAGCGACGGTCGCAAACGCTCCATGTCGTTGTGGGTCGAGTTTATTACTGCTTCCGGGTATTTGTCCGCCCGAAAGATCCGATCCCGCTTTCAGACACTAGTCGCGCAGGCCTGTGATAAGTGTTCGTACCGCGACTCGGTGAAGATGATTGCCGACACGACGGAGGTAAAACTGCGCATCCGCGAGCGTATTATCGTGCAGATCACGCCCGCCTTCAAGTGTGCAGGATTGTGGCCCCGGTCCGCGTCACACTGGCCCTTGCCCCAGATACCATGGCCCCACCCTAACATCGTATCAGAGGTGAAAACGGAAGGATTCGACATGCTGTCAAAGGAGTGCATCGCGCTGCAAGGCAAAAACTCGGCGATGGAGGGTGATGCATGGGTGCTAAGCTTTACCGAGGCGGAAAACAAACTGCTCCAAG GTGGCTGTCGGAGACGGTGCCTCAGCATTCTGAAGACGCTGCGCGACCGGCACCTCGATCTGCCCGGCAACCCAGTCACATCATACGTGATGAAGACACTGCTACTGTACGAGTGCGAAAAACATCCGCGCGAGATGGAGTGGGACGAGAACTGTATGGGCGACCGGATCAACGGGATCTTTCTGCAGCTCATCTCCTGCCTGCAGTGTCGCCGATGTCCTCATTATTTCCTGCCAAACATGGACCTTTTCAAGGGCAAGTCACCCGGTGCGCTCGAAAACGCCTCCAAGCAGGTCTGGCGGTTGACACGAATCATGCTCACCAACTCACGCTGCCTTGAGGAGCTGTAA